In Nicotiana tabacum cultivar K326 chromosome 19, ASM71507v2, whole genome shotgun sequence, one DNA window encodes the following:
- the LOC107790139 gene encoding syntaxin-121-like encodes MNDLFSGSFSRFRADDQSDSHTIEMGDITGGVNLDKFFEDVEAIKDELKGLEKLYSQLQTSHEKSKTLHNAKTVKDLRSNMDNDVSMALKKAKFIKVRLEALDRSNAANRSLPGCGPGSSSDRTRTSVVNGLRKKLQESMNQFNELRQKMASEYRETVQRRYYTVTGENPDEAVLDTLISTGQSETFLQKAIQEQGRGQVMDTVMEIQERHEAVKELERNLKELHQVFLDMAVLVESQGAQLDDIESQVNRANSFVRGGAQQLQVARKHQKNTRKWTCFAIILLLIIILVVVLSIQPWKK; translated from the exons ATGAATGATCTATTTTCAGGATCTTTCTCTCGTTTCAGAGCTGACGATCAATCCGACTCTCACACCATAGAAATGGGAGACATTACTGGCGGAGTCAATCTCGACAAATTCTTCGAAGATGTTGAAGCCATTAAAGACGAACTCAAAGGCCTCGAGAAACTCTATtcccaactccaaacttcccacGAAAAAAGCAAGACTCTTCACAACGCTAAAACTGTTAAAGATCTAAGATCCAACATGGATAACGACGTTTCCATGGCATTGAAGAAAGCTAAATTCATCAAAGTTCGTCTCGAAGCCTTAGACAGATCGAATGCAGCGAATCGTAGCCTCCCTGGATGTGGGCCCGGAAGTTCATCTGACAGGACGAGAACTTCAGTTGTGAACGGATTGAGGAAGAAACTTCAAGAGTCAATGAACCAATTCAACGAGCTAAGGCAAAAGATGGCGTCTGAATATAGGGAAACAGTTCAACGACGATATTATACTGTCACCGGAGAAAATCCTGATGAAGCAGTTCTTGATACACTCATATCTACAG GTCAAAGTGAGACATTCTTGCAAAAGGCAATACAAGAGCAAGGGAGAGGACAAGTGATGGATACAGTTATGGAAATTCAAGAAAGGCATGAAGCTGTGAAGGAATTGGAGAGGAACTTGAAAGAGCTGCACCAAGTATTCTTGGACATGGCTGTTTTGGTTGAAAGTCAAGGAGCTCAACTTGATGATATTGAGAGCCAAGTGAATAGGGCTAATTCCTTCGTTAGAGGGGGTGCTCAGCAACTGCAAGTGGCAAGGAAGCACCAGAAGAACACTAGAAAATGGACTTGTTTTGCTATTATTCTTCTGCTTATCATCATTTTGGTGGTGGTTCTTTCTATTCAGCCATGGAAAAAATGA